A part of Synechococcus sp. KORDI-49 genomic DNA contains:
- the murC gene encoding UDP-N-acetylmuramate--L-alanine ligase, which translates to MALLLDSRQPVHFIGVGGIGMSALARILADRGQPVSGSDPRDNPTVQNLRGLGVRIFSEQTAASINALLASSDQAPIVVISTAIPDTNPELMRAREKGLDIWHRSDLLAALISRQPSIAVAGSHGKTTTSSLITTLLHQAGEDPTAVIGGIVPCLGSNGHAGQGRLLVAEADESDGSLVKFQASLGLITNLELDHTDHYGGLDDLITTLQRFGNGCGRLLANHDDPILREHFRADAWWSVRNSDDVDFAALPLQLDGDRCRARFFENGNAVGEFTLPMPGLHNLSNATAALAACRMEGLSLDRLMGGLAVLQTPGRRFDLRGTWQGRHIVDDYAHHPSEVRATLEMARLMVDSGRSPLPSPPRRLLAVFQPHRYSRTQEFLGEFALALQNCDALMLAPVYAAGETPIAGVCSRTLADRVRALRPELPVHVADNIDELVSLVRDASRPEDLVLAMGAGDVNGLWSRLSRTPVAA; encoded by the coding sequence TGCAGAACCTGCGCGGACTCGGGGTGCGCATCTTCTCCGAGCAGACAGCCGCATCCATCAACGCCCTTCTCGCGTCATCCGATCAGGCACCGATCGTGGTGATCAGCACCGCGATCCCCGATACCAATCCGGAACTGATGCGGGCCCGTGAAAAAGGTCTGGACATCTGGCATCGCTCCGATCTGCTCGCCGCCTTGATCTCCCGGCAGCCGTCGATTGCGGTGGCCGGCAGCCATGGCAAAACCACCACCAGCTCACTGATCACCACCCTGCTGCATCAGGCCGGTGAAGACCCCACTGCCGTGATCGGCGGGATCGTCCCCTGCCTGGGCAGCAACGGCCATGCCGGTCAGGGTCGACTGCTGGTCGCGGAAGCGGATGAATCCGATGGCTCACTGGTGAAGTTCCAGGCAAGCCTTGGCTTGATCACCAATCTCGAGCTCGATCACACCGACCACTACGGCGGTTTGGACGACCTGATCACGACTCTGCAGCGCTTTGGAAATGGCTGCGGCCGCCTGCTGGCCAACCACGACGATCCGATCCTCCGGGAACACTTCCGCGCCGATGCCTGGTGGTCGGTCCGCAACAGCGACGACGTCGACTTCGCCGCCCTGCCTCTGCAGCTGGATGGAGACCGCTGTCGTGCCCGTTTCTTCGAGAACGGCAACGCCGTCGGTGAGTTCACCCTGCCGATGCCGGGCCTGCACAACCTGAGCAACGCCACGGCTGCCCTGGCCGCCTGCCGAATGGAAGGTCTGAGCCTGGACCGACTGATGGGAGGCCTGGCTGTGCTGCAGACCCCAGGGCGTCGCTTCGATCTGCGCGGCACCTGGCAGGGGCGCCACATCGTTGATGACTACGCCCATCACCCCAGCGAAGTGAGGGCAACTCTCGAGATGGCTCGGTTGATGGTGGACAGCGGCCGCAGCCCTCTGCCCAGCCCGCCGCGCCGGTTGCTGGCCGTGTTCCAACCCCACCGGTACAGCCGTACACAGGAGTTCCTCGGTGAATTCGCCCTCGCCCTGCAGAACTGTGACGCGCTGATGCTGGCCCCGGTCTATGCCGCAGGTGAGACACCGATCGCAGGGGTCTGCAGCCGCACCCTGGCGGACCGTGTGCGGGCCCTGAGACCTGAGCTTCCCGTCCACGTGGCCGACAACATCGATGAGCTGGTCTCCCTCGTGCGGGACGCCAGCCGCCCTGAGGACCTGGTCCTGGCCATGGGAGCCGGTGATGTGAACGGCCTGTGGTCACGACTGTCCAGGACACCGGTGGCCGCCTGA